GCCTGGTGCAATCGCGGCAAGGTGCTGCGCGCGCTGAATCGACCCGCGGACGCAATGATCAGCTTCGACCGTGCATTACGGCTCGAGCCGGCGAATGACGAGGCGCGTACTCATCGCGGTCATGCCTTGCGCGATCTGGGCCGCACCGAGGAAGCCCTGCGCAGCTATCAGCTTGCTCTGGTGGCGCGACCGAAGGCGCCGGAGTTGCTGGCGCTGTGCGGCTCCTTGCTGACGGATCTGGGCCGCGATCTCGAGGCGCTGGGGTGTCTCGACGAGGCGCTGCTGCAGCGGCCCAACGACGTTCAGCTTCTCTATCAGAGCTGTGTGGCACTTGACCGGCTGCATTCCCACGCGGATCTGTTGACGCGTTGCGACCGGCTGCTCGCGCTTGCGCCCGATCATCCGGTGGCGTGGCTCGCGCGCGGCAACGCGCTGCAAGGGCTGCACCGCTATCCGGAGGCGGTGGAGGCCTATGGCAACGCCGTGGCTCGCGATCCGAGCCTGACCGACGCGTGGCGCAACCATGCCTCGGCGCTGCGCATGCTGGGCCGTTATGCCGATGCCCTCGACGACTATGACCGGGCGTTGGCTAAAACGGGCGCAAATGCAGAACTGCTCTACAACCGGGCAGCCACATTGCAGCAATTGGGCCACTACGACGAAGCGCTGACGAGTTATGAAGCGGCCGCGCTCGTCCCAGCCGAAACCGCACAGGCCCTCTACTCGCAAGCCATGGCGCTGCAGCAGCTACGTCGCGATAGCGAAGCGCTGGCGTGTTACCGGCAGGCGCGGGAGACCGACCCGAATCACGGCATCGCGCGCCGCTCGGAAGCGTTTTGCCGTCTGCTGACCGGCGACTTTGCTCAAGGCTGGTTGCAACACGAAAGCCGCTGGTCCGCCGGCGACACCATTTTTCACCGGCGCTATACCGACCGGCCGATGTGGCTGGGCGCGGAACCGGTGACCGGTAAAACCGTGCTGCTGCATGCGGAGCAGGGCTTCGGCGACACCTTGCAGTTCTGCCGGTATGCGCCGCTCGTTGCGGCGCTCGGCGCGACCGTTGTGCTTGAGGTCCCCTTGGCCCTGAAGCCGTTGCTCGGCTCGCTGCGCGGCGTCGACCTGCTGGTTGCTCAAGGAGGCGTCACGCCTCCCTTCGATCTGCATTGCCCGCTGATGAGCCTGCCGCTGGCGTTCGCTACGAACCTCGATACGATTCCCGCCGAGGTGCCTTATCTGCAAGCCGATCCGGGGCGACGTCAGGCGTGGCGGCAGCGTCTGGATGAGGTGTCCGCCCCGGGGCGTTTCCGGGTGGGTCTCGCATGGTCCGGCAATCCGCGCCACAACAACGACGAAAACCGCTCGATTCTGTTGGAACACTTTGCGCCGCTGTATGGTCTGGACGCCACGTTCATCAGTCTTCAGCCCTTGGTGCGTGAACGCGATAAGGCTTGTCTTGCGCAAAGCGGCATCGTGAATCTTGGTGCTGAGCTGAGCGACTTCGCCGATACGGCCGCATTGATTGACGCGCTCGACCTGGTGATCTGCGTGGATACCTCCGTGGCGCATCTCGCCGGTGCGCTAGGCAGGCCGCTCTGGGTGCTCCTGCCGAGGGTGCCGGACTGGCGCTGGCTGCTCGACCGGGACGACAGTCCGTGGTACCCAACAGCGCATCTTTTTCGACAGGATAAACCCGGTGATTGGCCGGCCACGATAGGGAACGCTGCGCAGGCGTTAAGCGGATGGATAGCGGAGAAACGCGCGCAGCGCTAACACCCGCGCAGCCTGGCGAAAGAATTGTCCAGGTATACGAAATATGAAAAGTTCTACGTACAAATTCTGGAGTCCAAAAGGTATGTAACATCCGAAATACGGTTGCCACGCCGGATAAATAACATGCGGCCAGTTAACGCGGCCCTTGGGGTCGCTATCTGGCCGTATCCGTAACAACGACGTTCGGGGCGTTGAGGGGTGCGGTTATATCTCCTCTTTGCCCAGGATAGTCGGCGATGAAAGCACGTGGACGCGCACAGAAACAGACCAGCCCTTTCCCTGAGACGATCAGATCAGATATTCGCCCGCTATGCCGGGCCATTGCGATGGTGGTAGCGGCAAGTGCTGTGTCCGGTGCGGCGCATGCAGCAGGTCTTGTCAATCTCTCCAACATCAGTTCGCAGAGCGGTACCGCGCGCGCCGCGGCCGGCACGCCTGGCCTTGCGAACCTCGGCGTGGGGGTGTCCCCGCAACAGGCGCTGCAATCGAGTGCGCCGTCCATCCGTAACCTCGCCACTGCCGCACAAGGCATCGCGCAACAGATCGCCGCGCAACAGGCCGCTGCCGCTGCGGGCGCAACGACGCCGTCGAATGTGCCGAACGGATTGGCAGTGGGTGGCTTGCAGGTGGCGCCGGGCATCACGTTTGTGCCGGAGTTAAACGGGAACCAGACTGTCCTGGTCAGCCAGAACACCAATATCAGCAGTCCGCTGCTGTGGGTCAACGCGTACGGGCCGCAACAGACGGTCAATCCAAACGGCTCAGTCACCGTCAATGTTCAGCAAACCTCGCAGAACGCGGTGGCGACGTGGCAGACGATGAACGTCGGCAAGCAGACCACGCTCAACTTCGATCAGTCGGGCGGCACGCAATCGAACGGCGCCAACAACTGGATCATTCTTAACCGCATCGAGGACCCCAGCGGCGCGCCGAGCCAGATTCTCGGCAACATCACGGCCCAAGGCACGGTGCTCGTGATCAACCGTAACGGCATCCTGTTCGGCGCGGGTTCGCAGGTCAACGTGCATTCGCTGCTGGCGTCGTCGCTGGACCTGCTCAATAGGGACGACTACATCGTTGCGAACGCCCCGACGATCTTGGGCGGCGCGCCGCTGGTTTCCGGCAACCTGGTGCAGGACGCGGCGGAAATTGTCGCGAGCAACCAGTTGTTTCTGAATCTGCCCGGTACGACCGACGGCGGTCTCGCGGCACTTGAAGCGGGGACGTCTTCGACGACAACATCGGGTAAGGGCAATCCCAACGAGATACTGGGACTCGGCAACAATGTGTCGGTATCGTCGGCGAACCAGCTTCAGACGCCTGGCAATATCACCATCGCGCCAGGCGCGTCAATTACGACGAGCGCGGATGGTTCGGCCAGCGACGGTGGCTTCGTGCTGATCGCGGCACCGAACGTGAACAATGCCGGCAGCATCACCGTCGCGCCCGCCGGCCAGGTCGTGCTGGCGGCGGGCATCGGCGTCAGCCTGATTCCCGAGACTAGCAATCCGCAGGTGCTGATTCCTCTATTGAGCGGCAGGGTGGGGATCCCGACGGGCACGTCGACTTCAATCGATATCACGCCGGCTGGATCGCTAGTCAATACCGGCATCATCCGGGCCGACCGCGGCAATATCGACTTGCTGGGCAGTAGCGTTGCGCAGAATGGTGTGGTCGGTGTTACGACGAGCGTCAACACGCCCGGCAACATTTCGATCTCGACTGTCGACGAGTACGTGGCCAACACCCCCACAGGGACCGCTTACACGGGCAGCGGCGGCGTCGTCACGGGCAGCAACACGGGACTCCCTACCAGTCGCGCTGGACAGTTGACTTTCGGCCCTGGATCGGTGACTGCGGTGTTGCCCGACACGGACGGCGAGACGGCGACGTCCACACCGGGCGAGAGCACCTTCACGCCCGGCGGCGTTTCAATGACGGCGGGATCAGTGTGGTTCCAGTCCGGCTCGCTCGTCGAAGCGCCCGGATCAACCGTTTCAGTTGTGGCGCTGACGCCATCCGCCGCAGGGGACATCACGCCTCCCGGCGATACCGCGGTGCAGGGACGTATCTATCTGGATACCGGCGCGATCATCGATGTGTCGGGACGTGCCAACGTCGAGTTGCCGATTTCCGATATCTTGCTCGATGTCGGAACGATCAATGAGAACGACCTCGCCAACTCGCCGCTGTTGCGTAACACCTTCCTGAATGGGTTGAGCGGCGTCGTGGTGGACAGCACGCTCTCGGGAACCTCGAGCGACGGCGTGCAGTGGGTAGGCAGTCCCATCCTCAATCTCGCGGGCGCCGTCGACCTGATGCCGCGCACCGTAGACCAGCTCCTGATCAACGGCGGCACGATTACGCTGAGCGGCAACCAGGTGATGACGGCTGACGGCTCGTCGCTCAACCTGAACGGCGGCTACATTCATTACCTCGGCGGCGTGGTCAACACCACGCGGCTGGTCGACGCAAACGGAGCAATCGTGCCGATCGGCGAGGCGAGTCCTTACGATACCTATGTCGGGATTGCCGGAGAGTTTGTCGATAGTCACCCGCGCTGGGGTATCACCAACGAATGGTTCAATCCGCTCCTGAGCGGCGGCGCGTACGAGTCCGACTACATTGTGGGCGGCAACGCGGGCACCTTGAATGTGTTCGCTTCGCAGGCGATGGTGCTGGACGGCG
Above is a genomic segment from Paraburkholderia phenazinium containing:
- a CDS encoding tetratricopeptide repeat protein — its product is MSAEHKGLQGPAMLAGTSAVRAAVGDTLLRARALLQRRETAAAQRLYQGVLLIDPDNVEALHLLGVACLQAGDAKQAEPLIVRSLKLGLGRAWNIANHGAVLVALGRYAEALAVLDKALQLDANCAPALLALGNALLALGRWPEAQAAYEQALANAPGLPEAWCNRGKVLRALNRPADAMISFDRALRLEPANDEARTHRGHALRDLGRTEEALRSYQLALVARPKAPELLALCGSLLTDLGRDLEALGCLDEALLQRPNDVQLLYQSCVALDRLHSHADLLTRCDRLLALAPDHPVAWLARGNALQGLHRYPEAVEAYGNAVARDPSLTDAWRNHASALRMLGRYADALDDYDRALAKTGANAELLYNRAATLQQLGHYDEALTSYEAAALVPAETAQALYSQAMALQQLRRDSEALACYRQARETDPNHGIARRSEAFCRLLTGDFAQGWLQHESRWSAGDTIFHRRYTDRPMWLGAEPVTGKTVLLHAEQGFGDTLQFCRYAPLVAALGATVVLEVPLALKPLLGSLRGVDLLVAQGGVTPPFDLHCPLMSLPLAFATNLDTIPAEVPYLQADPGRRQAWRQRLDEVSAPGRFRVGLAWSGNPRHNNDENRSILLEHFAPLYGLDATFISLQPLVRERDKACLAQSGIVNLGAELSDFADTAALIDALDLVICVDTSVAHLAGALGRPLWVLLPRVPDWRWLLDRDDSPWYPTAHLFRQDKPGDWPATIGNAAQALSGWIAEKRAQR